The Antechinus flavipes isolate AdamAnt ecotype Samford, QLD, Australia chromosome 4, AdamAnt_v2, whole genome shotgun sequence genomic interval CTAGATATTTATTGGGAACCTCTTTTCCATTCAGAGCCTGTTTGTTTCTTAATAGATGAAAAACACTATTCTTCCCCCGATACTTATAACCGGAGGCTGGTGTAACCGTCTGCTCATGGACGGTCTCCGAAGGTGGTCTTTTCCATCTTTTGAGGAGGACGCCCAGTGATTTTATCGAATGTACAAGGGACCCTtccttggggaggggaggggcgggggggggggggggaggaagaaagctCTGACAATAGGAACGCAGGGGTCACGCTTCCAGGAGCTCAGCTTTGTCTcggttttgtttgtgttttgctAAGTCGGGCAGCTTTTCTTAATTTTGCTAGAATTGTGGTCCCCAAAGTGCTAAGGACAAACTGGGGGGAGCGCACTGCTTCAGAAGGGCACGGCCAGGGAACATCTAACACGCCGACCATTTCTCCTCCGGGTCTCAGTTTCCCAGCTTCGCTTCCCGAGGACCCTTCCCGACAGAAACTCTAGGGGAGGCTCGCCTGACTGCCTGTCCCCTCACGCGCAGACGTAGTACGTTCTGAATCAGGCGCGTCTCGTGCGAGCCCTTCTGGCCGGGGTCCTTCTTTCCTGTCGTCGCCGGCGCTCTTCTCTCCGAAGCCATGGCGTTGCGCCTTGGCCGGCTCTTGCTGACTGGGGCCGGACGGCTGCTTCCTGGACTCAGAGATGGAACTCCCGGCCTGGAGCGTAACTTTAGTCTCTCTCCCAACTGGGTGAGGGATCCGAGGGCTTgccgggggaggggaggaggaagctGCGCTCTGAGCTTCAGGGTGGGCTCCCTGGGGAGAGTGGGAGGGTTCTCCCGCTAGCCCCGGCCCTCGCAGCCTGACCGAGCCCACCTCTATTCCCCCTCTTTGGGCCAGAACACAGTGGTCGTGGAGCGCTGGTGGAAGGTCCCGCTGGCCGCCGAGGGCCGGAATCCGCGTCTGCGCCGGCGACACCGGATTTACCGGCTGGTGGAGGACACCCAGCACCGACCGAAGGAGAACATGGAACTCATTCTAACCCAGACCATAGAGGGTAAGCAAAGGTCTGCGGCGGCGGGAAGCCTGGCCGGCCAGGTGGGAGCCCCGCATGGGACCCGTGCGGATAAAAGCCAGGACTCTCGCTAGGCCACAGTTGGGACCCTTCGCGAGTCCTCTCTGTTGCCTCGCCCCTGACCGTTCTCCCGCAGCTGCTCCAGAGCAAAGGAGCCTAGGGGTTAGCTCCGGGATGATGGCGGAGTTTATGTCCATTTTTAAGGAGGAGAGCAGGGGAGAGAATTTTTTCTGGAGTGAAAAGACCAATAAACTTGGTGGAGATTGAGAAAAGCATCGTCCTCTTGCTTCCCTGGCATCGTACTGTGCACTTACCCCCAAAAAGGTTATTCTCTTCCTCTAAGGAGAGTGGGCGTATCCGACATCTGTGGTTTATCAAAGTGGGTGCCAGGACAAGTAATCTACAGAACCCTCATTAGGAGGGATCCTGGGGTAAGGCATTGACATTTTACTCTTCCCAACTTCCTAACGGCATGCAGTGGTTAACCATGTAGTTTCCTGATTTCACTCCGAATTACCTTTTATGCTGTCAtgataagctttttaaaaacttttgaagaGATGGCCATGAGAGTAAAATCCACTGAGGTGAGGAAGCAGAGATTTTTGTGACTTAGTTCTGCCTCAATGCCAAAACATCCTTGTTTTTTATATCTGTTTTCAGTGTGATAACCTTTGAAAAGTTTGATGACCACAGATTCACTCCAGTTTAAAGTTTTCTTAACTGATCTTGTATAGTGTGACCCAAGTTCAAGTCCCCCATCTCCAATTTATCAGTGTACTTTCTAAAGTGCTATAACTAGATCTGAATACATTTCTCTAGACAAAGTTTGACCAGTTGAACTGTCACCTCCCATGTTCTGACTTAATTTCCCTTAACGCAACCAAAAATCATGTTAATTTTGTTTAAGCTATCATATTATTGAGCTTATAATCCATGAAAACTCTCAgatactttaaaatcaaattatctttTGGATGTCTTCAACTGCATGCCccttagacatctcaaactcaacatatccaaaaagtaacttttttttcttcccttgtgAACTGTGCTGTTATTGTTAAAGGCACCACCATTCTTCTAGTCACAGACTTTCTGGAAACCTCAGTGTCATCCTCAAGTCTCATCCCATATCTATTATGTTGTTGAATCTTTCACCATATATATCCTCTTATCACTCCATATTAATAGCCATCACCTTAGTTCAGATAATTCTCATCTCTCATCTggtctcttcctcccctccatgCAAGCCAGATACATTGACTAGTTGCTTTTTCTCACACATAACCctccatttcctatttctgcctttgttCTCCTTGTGTGTggagaatgcttttttttttttctattcagtcTCTTCATTTCCTTGAAGACCCCAGGAAAGTCTCACCTACAAGCAGTTTTTCCTAATCTCCCCAACTACTGACTTTTCCTCTCTTAGGTTACCCTTCATTGAGTTTGTAGCTATTGTGTATGTACATCATTATTTACCTGTAGTCTCCTCTGTTGCAGTGTGAGTGCCTTGAAGGCAGgatttgcttttccctttttatcccctGTGCTCAGCACAGGGATAAAACTTCATAATTACTGAGTGATTAGCCCTCCATCtcaaagcagattttttttagcCCAGGTATAGGATttacatttaatgtttatttagtgATTTGATTGATTTCTGTTAATGACTTTTGGTTGAGTGTGTGCTAATCTTTTAAGCAAGCTTgtcccagctttgtgtcatctcaAAATTTCTTAAGTTGATGGTAGAttgtcatatatttattttgtctatgtaTTTGTGAATGTCGACTCCaattgaatataaactccttcaaggcaagaattgttttcattgttgtctttctatccccaggATCTGGTAATTATACAGAAGATATATAAATCTTACTGATTATGTTGTGAAGACTTGTTCTTCTTGGTTCCAACTCATAGTGGTAGAAGTTAGAGAGGCATATTAATCTCAGTGTAAGGGAACACGTCCTATAAATAATACAGGCTGCCTCAGGAGAGGTGGTCAAGTATTTCTCCCTACTTGAGAAAGCTGGAGGATTACTTTGAAGAGAAGATTCAAGTCAGCTATAGGTTATACAGATAAAGTCTGAAgttccttctaatcttgaattTCTGTGAtgcttcctttatattttttaagtatGTGTATATCTGTACATTTTCTTCCTATGGGATTATAAGAACTTTGAGAACAAGTTCTATATCATGTCTATATTTGATTTCCTACAGTATATCTAGCATGCTAACTTGTAATAAACATGTAGCACTGAATTAAATCCCtgctttacaaatgaggaaactaatgctctcagaaagattaaatgacttgcctaatgcAACACATTTTATAAGGCCTCGTGCtcggattttcctgactctaaatcccaATAATCTTGCTGTGATACAaacatttgaatttttcattaGGGAGACACCTGCATAGAGAACATCATATCTATCCACAAGTAGACATAAAAGAAACCAAAGGATGTCCTTAGTCGACATGTGtccatatttctcttttctaaaaaaattaagcatCAAATAAGAGCACCTCTTCAGTTTGCTCTCCCTTTTTGAGTTATCTGATGTAATCAGTATTTATTATCGTTTCCTTTGGCAGACCTCGGGGTCCGAGGTGCTGTTGTCTCAGTGAAGAAGTCATTGGGTCGGAATAAACTGCTTCCTCAAGGTCTGGCTGTGTACCCATCTCCTGAGAACAAGAAGATGTTTGAGGCAGAGAACCAGGTGAGCAAGGGGGATGAACAGGCAGTGAAAACAGTGGTTAAAACCCTCAATCTTCCTGGAAGGAGAATGGGTTATCTAGTTCAATTTTGAGATTTAATTTGAAAACATAGAAGTGAAAGgaaggaatgggataaagaatttcaaaaatagTGCCTTCTCAAGCAAGAGGGAAATATTTACCACTggactcttttcttctcccccatgGCTCTTTATCTCATCTAGTTGCGGCAGGAAGGGAAGATGGAGAAGCTCCAGACCAAGACTGGAGTGACGGTGAGTGGGGATCCATCAATCAGAATTTGAATGCCTCCTACAAAAGTCCCAATC includes:
- the MRPL9 gene encoding 39S ribosomal protein L9, mitochondrial → MALRLGRLLLTGAGRLLPGLRDGTPGLERNFSLSPNWNTVVVERWWKVPLAAEGRNPRLRRRHRIYRLVEDTQHRPKENMELILTQTIEDLGVRGAVVSVKKSLGRNKLLPQGLAVYPSPENKKMFEAENQLRQEGKMEKLQTKTGVTTVKFLKKCHLEVGMKNNVKWELNPEIVCRHFLRNLGVVVSPHALKLPEEPITRWGEYWCEVTVNGLDTVRVPMSVVNFERPKTKRYKRWLAHQAAKQMISHQ